A single Anatilimnocola floriformis DNA region contains:
- a CDS encoding acetylserotonin O-methyltransferase, producing the protein MPPGLPFPALDPTPLFEHFRGVYATELLTAAVAHLRLFEILGGGSLSSAALQAKLNIARRPFVVLTTALRAMDVLQVKDDSWSLTPLAREHLIAGGPHFVGDYIGLAAESPGVKEMVERLRTNRPAGATADDGGAAFIFRDGLESAMERESSARHLTLALAGRAKNVAPHLANVVDLSQAQLLLDVGGGTGIYSIGLLLRYPHLKAIVFDRPEVLKIAAEFATQHGVADRLTCQPGDMFADALPTGADAILLSNILHDWDEPQCAELVNRCAAALQPLGQLLIHDVFLNDELDGPLPTALYSAALFTLTEGRAYSAAEYRQWLVAAGLQPHAVQPTLIHCGVLAGSKP; encoded by the coding sequence ATGCCGCCCGGACTGCCGTTTCCTGCCCTCGATCCTACGCCCTTGTTTGAGCATTTTCGCGGCGTTTACGCCACCGAATTGCTGACGGCCGCCGTGGCACATCTACGCCTTTTCGAGATTCTGGGAGGCGGCAGCCTGTCGTCGGCTGCATTGCAAGCAAAGTTAAACATCGCCCGTCGGCCGTTTGTAGTCTTAACGACTGCGCTCCGGGCCATGGATGTATTGCAGGTTAAGGATGATAGCTGGTCGCTCACGCCGCTGGCCCGAGAACATTTGATTGCTGGCGGACCGCATTTTGTCGGCGATTACATTGGCCTGGCCGCGGAAAGTCCCGGCGTGAAGGAGATGGTCGAACGATTGCGCACCAACCGCCCTGCCGGCGCGACGGCCGACGATGGCGGCGCGGCCTTCATCTTTCGCGATGGCCTGGAATCGGCGATGGAGCGCGAATCGTCGGCCCGGCATCTCACGTTGGCCCTGGCTGGCCGGGCGAAGAACGTCGCGCCGCACCTAGCCAATGTCGTTGATCTGTCGCAGGCTCAACTGCTGCTCGATGTCGGCGGCGGCACGGGGATTTATAGCATCGGCCTGTTGCTCCGTTATCCACATCTCAAGGCCATTGTTTTTGATCGGCCTGAAGTGCTGAAGATCGCGGCCGAATTTGCCACTCAGCATGGCGTGGCCGATCGGCTGACCTGCCAGCCGGGCGATATGTTTGCCGATGCCCTGCCGACCGGCGCCGATGCGATTCTGCTCTCGAATATTCTGCACGATTGGGATGAGCCGCAGTGCGCGGAACTCGTCAACCGCTGTGCTGCGGCACTTCAGCCGCTCGGCCAATTGCTCATTCATGACGTATTTCTGAACGACGAACTCGACGGCCCGCTGCCGACGGCGTTGTACTCGGCCGCTCTCTTCACGCTCACGGAGGGGCGAGCCTACAGTGCTGCGGAATACCGCCAGTGGTTGGTGGCCGCCGGACTGCAGCCGCACGCGGTGCAACCGACCCTAATTCACTGCGGAGTGCTCGCCGGTAGTAAGCCTTAG